The Solicola gregarius DNA window GCCTGAAGGCCGACCTTGCCGCCGGGCGCGAGCCGATCGGCGAGGCAGCGGAAGTAGTCGGGCCAGTAGCGCTCACCGACCGCCTCGATCATCTCGATGCTGACGATCGCGTCGTACCGGCCGCGTACGTCGCGGAAGTCGCACAGGTCGACGTCGATCCGGTCGTCGACGCCCGCCCGCCGCGCCGCGGCTCGTACGTACGCGACCTGCTCCGACGAGAGCGTGACCGTCGTGACGGTCGCGCCACGTTGCGCGGCGCGGATCGCGAGCGAACCCCAACCCGATCCGATCTCGAGCAGCCGGGTGTTCGCGCCCACTCCCGCCGCGTCGAGAATCGCGTCCAGTTTGCGCCGCTGGGCGGTCTCGAGGTCGTCGCCCGGCTCGAAGAGCGCCGACGAGTACGTCATCGTCGAGTCCAAGAACTGCCGGAAGAGCTCGTTCGAAAGGTCGTAGTGGCGAGCGGCATTCACCTGAGCACCGTCGTGGTCCGCGTCCTCCGCGACAGGGACGGGCCGGTCGAAGCGCCGGCGGAAGCGTTGCAGGCCAGCGGGCACGACGTCATGGAGACGCAACGCCAACGCATGCAGCAGGGCGTGCAGATCGTCGGTCGTCCAGGCACCGCTCATCCATCCCTCGCCGAACCCGATCAGTCCGTCCGAGCCCACCCGTGCATAGAACTCCTCCGGCTCGACGAGCCGAAGCGCTGGCGTGCCCGGTGCCGGACGGTGGTCGTCGTCCGTGAGCACCCGCACACCCGCAAGTGCCGCGGCTCTGCGTAGGAGTAGCCGGGCCGCCAGCGCTCGCATCGGGGCATGCGGCGTTGCGGCGACGTCGGGCCAGCGCTCGCGAACGGAGTCGACGTCGCCGTGCACCACCGGGCCGGTGACGGACGGGAGAACGGGGCTCATGAGGTCTCCTCTTGGTGTGCGGGGTTCTGGTCGGGCATTCGTACGCGGCGCAACCACAACCGCAGGCCCTGCCAGCGGATCAAGGCGGCGACGCGCAGCGTCGGGAACGGGTAGCGGAGTGCGAGTCGGGTCAGCGTGCGAGCCCGTGGGCTGTGCCTCGTGCCCGTGAGAGTCGCGACGAACGCAGTCTTGCCGCTGCGTCGCAGGCGTACGCGGATGTTCAAGTGCTCATCGGGCTGTGGGACTCGGAGCTCGTACCTGCCGTCGGCTCCGAGGAACGGCGAGACGAGGAACTGCTTGTCGGTCGCCGCGTGTCCGTTGTCGTCGGGGCCCAACACGTACGTGTGCCGGCCGCCGTAAGTGTTGTGCACCTCGGCGACGACCGCGCGAAGGCCACCGCGTCCGTCGTAGCACCAGAACAACGACAGCGGGTTGAAGACGTAACCGAGGAATGCGGGTGCAGCCAGCATGAGCACCGGTCCTTCGCCCGGCTCGACGCCGTTATGCGCCAGGACCTCGTCGATGTTGGCCCGGATACTTTGCGACCGGTCGCCCACGTGGTCTCGGGAGCGGAAGCGGGCGAACACGCCGAACCCTCGCGCGATCGGCAGCTCATCTACGTCAACGAGCCAGAGGCACAGGCCGTAGCGGAACTGCCGCGGCAGTTGCTCGCGGCGTACGTGCACGGTCGACGCGTCGTAGACGACCGGTGTCGGCGGGATAGGCGAGCTCACCAACGCACCCCCAGACGTGCGGCGGCGCGTACGCCGGAGGCACAACCGTCCTCGTGAAACCCCCACCCCTGCCAGGCCCCGGCGAACTGCAGGCCCGGCGTCATCAGCTCCGGTACGCGGCGTTGCGCGGAGACCGATTCGGGTGTGTACACGGGATGTTCGTAACGGAACCCCTTGAGTACGCGGCTCTCGTCGACCCGGTCGCCGAGCCCGAGCGAGACGAGCAGCCGCGTGCCGTCGTCGTCGGGGAGGTGCTGGAGGCGGGTCATGTCGTACGTGACGCGAGCACCGCCGGTCCCGGCGGCGTCGCAGCCGTCGGCGACGTAGTTCCAGGACGCGGCGGCGCCGCGTGCCCGGGGGAGCGCCGTCGTGTCGGTGTGGAGGACACCGTCGTTGCGGGTGGTCCGGAATGCCCCGAGGATCCGGCGTTCTGCTTCCGAAGGCTCGGCGAGGAGCCCGAGC harbors:
- a CDS encoding SAM-dependent methyltransferase — protein: MSPVLPSVTGPVVHGDVDSVRERWPDVAATPHAPMRALAARLLLRRAAALAGVRVLTDDDHRPAPGTPALRLVEPEEFYARVGSDGLIGFGEGWMSGAWTTDDLHALLHALALRLHDVVPAGLQRFRRRFDRPVPVAEDADHDGAQVNAARHYDLSNELFRQFLDSTMTYSSALFEPGDDLETAQRRKLDAILDAAGVGANTRLLEIGSGWGSLAIRAAQRGATVTTVTLSSEQVAYVRAAARRAGVDDRIDVDLCDFRDVRGRYDAIVSIEMIEAVGERYWPDYFRCLADRLAPGGKVGLQAITMDHHHMLATRHSWGWIHKYIFPGGLIPSVRAIEDHARDNGLEPTRRRALGAHYAETLRLWRARFTSARPEVLALGFDDVFCRMWEFYLAYCEAGFSSGQLDVEQIVLEKGTST
- a CDS encoding DUF1365 domain-containing protein yields the protein MSSPIPPTPVVYDASTVHVRREQLPRQFRYGLCLWLVDVDELPIARGFGVFARFRSRDHVGDRSQSIRANIDEVLAHNGVEPGEGPVLMLAAPAFLGYVFNPLSLFWCYDGRGGLRAVVAEVHNTYGGRHTYVLGPDDNGHAATDKQFLVSPFLGADGRYELRVPQPDEHLNIRVRLRRSGKTAFVATLTGTRHSPRARTLTRLALRYPFPTLRVAALIRWQGLRLWLRRVRMPDQNPAHQEETS